GTCAACTTAAGCAAAGAACCTTTTTCCGGTCGTATTGTACCAGAATTTGGCAACGATAACATCAGAGAATATCAGGCATATAGCTACAGAATCATCTATCGTATTCAGGGAGATATTGTTACTGTTGCCGCAGTGATTTACGGAAAGAAGCTACTGGATAAATTTGAAATTGATTGAATAGGATTGCCTATGAGTTAAATCAAAAAACCCAAGAGGATTTTTCACAATCAAGCAAAAATCAACCGGATAAATACAGACAAAAAACCCATCTGTGTTTATCCGGTATTTGCTTTGTTTATATAAGTTATGGGATTTTCAAACTTTTTTTGGAAAAAATGCAACTGCAATTGTCCAGCAACTTGAGAAAATTACCCTATAAAGATAAATAGACTTATCCGAGGTGTTGTGTCCATTTTTCCCACAATGGACGCACATCTGGTGGCTGTCCTTCATAATTGAGCAGCTCGTCAGAAATTAACACCCACGGCTGGGCGCTGCGTGTCCAGATGTTTCCGACAGGACGTAACCAACTTGTATCATCTAAAGTTCCGGCTTTGACGTTGATTGTCTCTCGATTGTAAGCACGATCATGAAACAATCTTGTTCCGCAATTATCGCAAAATAGACACTTCACCTCACGTCCACTATCAGCTTTCCGAATCCAGGCTTTTGGTTGTCCTTGAATATGACAACAGCATCTGTTGAGACTGTGAGAGACATACCAAAAGCACTAGATGATTGTTGTTGACATTCTTTGCAATGGCACAAATAAAGGGTTAGGGGTTCAGCGCGAATTTCATAACGAACCTGTCCACATTGACAGCCTCCGGTATATGAAGCACTCACTACTTTCTTCTCTACATTTCGATAGAGTATTTGCCTGTAAGCAATATAAACAACTGTGGGGGCGATCGCAAAATCACCCCCACTTTAATTCTTTCTACAATTTTAAGTAGCACCAGCCCTTGTGAAATATTTAATCAGCAATATTAACCAAACTTGGAACTTGTGAATTAGCCAATGTTGGCGCGGTAATAATAGTTGAATATAAACTTGATGGTTGTTGTTTAGCGACTACTGGTAGAAACTGACGAGCGTGAGCGGCTACTTCTACAGTTTTGACATCATAGGTTTGGGTTGCCAATTTTGGATACAAACCGATACCGATGATTGGAAGCAACAGACAAGCAGTGATGAACAATTCGCGGGGTTTGACATCGGGTACTACTGCATCCAGATGTAATTCTGTATTCTGCTTACCGTAGAAGACTTGACGTAGCATCGACAGTAGGTAAATTGGAGTGAGAATCACACCTACAGCAGAAAGTAGTACAACTACTACTTTGAAACTGGAACTGTAAACATCGCTGCTAGCAATACCCAAGAATACCATCAACTCACCGACAAAGCCGCTCATTCCTGGTAATGCTAAAGAAGCCATTGCACCAGCAGTAAATAGAGCGAAGGTTTTAGGCATTACTTTGGCAATACCACCCATTTGATCCATCATCAAGGTGTGGGTACGCTCGTAAGTGACGCCAGAGAGGAAGAACAAACTAGCAGCAATCAAACCGTGAGAAATCATTTGCAGTACAGCACCACTCATACCAATTTCTGTATAGGAAGCGATACCAACTAGCACAAATCCCATGTGGGCAATAGAAGAATAGGCTAAGCGACGCTTGAGATTGGTTTGAGCGAAAGCGCAGCAAGCACCGTAGATAATATTGACTACACCTAAAACTGCTAGAACAGGAGCAAAGTAGACATGAGCATTGGTTAGCATCTCCATGTTGATGCGAATGAGTGCATAACCACCCATTTTTAACAACACACCAGCCAAAATCATCGAACCAGGTGCAGAAGCTTCACCGTGAGCATCAGGTAGCCAAGTGTGGAGAGGGAATATTGGTAGTTTGACACCAAAAGCAATTAAGAAACCTGCATAAACCAGTAATTCTAAAACTCTAGGATATTGCTTGGCTCCCAAGGTTGCTATATCGAAACTGACGGTATCGCCAGAGAATGCCATTGCAAAAGCTGCTACCAAGATAAATATAGAAGCAAGGGCGGTATAGAGAATAAATTTAGTAGCTGCATAACGGCGCTTTTGTCCTCCCCAGATGGAAATCAATAGGTAGACAGGTACTAATTCGATTTCCCACATTAAGAAGAACAGCAGCAAATCTTGGGCGACAAATACGCCAAGCTGAGCGCTATATAACGCCAGCATCAAACCATAAAATAAACGCGGCTTGTTGGTGACTTTCCAAGCCGCGAAGATTGCGAGGGTGTTAATTAAGCCTGTTAGCAGGACTAAAGGCATTGATAATCCATCTACTGCAACAGACCAGTTCAAGCCCAACTGTGGAACCCAAGGATATTTTTCTACCAGTTGAAATGCTGAACTTTGAAAATCGTAGTTTTGCCAAAAGGCATAAATCATTAAAGCGAAGTCTGTTAGCGCTACTCCCAGACCATACCAACGAGCAGTTTTGCCTTCTTTATCTGGGATGAGAGGAATGGCTAAGGCAGCCACTAGCGGCAAGATAATTATGGTTGTTAACCAAGGAAATTGAGCAATCATCACTGACAATCGTTTTTCGTTTTTACTTTTAATTACATTATATTAAGCACTTCATAGTTTTGTAAACGAGATTTATCCCTATAAATTTTAAATCTTCAATAAAACCAGTAATAAATACTCAGTACGATTTGCAAATTTATTCTAAATGTAAACTTTTGCTAAGCCTATAAAAAACGGTGGCTCCAACCACCGTTATAAATCTTAATATCACCTGTCAATAATATTTGAAAAAATTAAGATTCCCGACTTGTTAGAGAAGTTGGGAATCTATGTAGTACACTCCTACTTAAACAATACGGTTGACAATTGTCCAGACATCTCCGTCAGAACGGACATGGGGAACCGAAATTGTCTTGAACCCAGTAATAAATGGCTTGTAATACACTTGCCAATACAGCGGACTGAGTTCATCAGCGCAAGCCTTGAGACTGCGTATTTCTGTGGCAAGTTCCGCAGCCAGTTCATTAATCCGCTTAGCGTGAATCTGAGCAATCTTTCTTGCTTCATCTAGTTGTTCTTGTAAGGAAAGTTGTTTAGCTTGGATTTGCCATTGCTGTAATTGGGCTTGTTTTTGTGTCATCTGAGCTTCCAAAGCAGCGATCGCATCATCTATACCCTTGAGTTCCGCAACCAATTGGGCATTTTCACGGGCATAACGACGATAAGCTTCAGCGATTACTTGAGGTGATTTATTGTCGGGAAGTGTGATGCTAACACTCAAAGAAGCACGTTCCTCACGCAGAACCTCAATTTGAGAGCGAAGTGCTGCAATTTCTGCCAGAATTTGCTCTGTTGTCATTTGTCCATTGTCAATAGTCCATTGTCCATAGTCTAGAGTCTTTGACAATTGACTAATAAAAACTTCTTGCCCCTTGCGTATCAATTCCAAGCGATTGCACAACAGGCGAAATTCCTTGCGATCGCCAAGCTGCTGACATCGCTGCCCCTACTGCTTCTGAATTCATTGTATCAGTTAAAACTAACAATGTTGGCCCAGCACCACTAATCACCATACCATAACCACCCGCAGCAACAGCAGCTACCTTGACAATATCGTATCCTTGAATAAGTGTTTTCCTGTAAGGTTGATGTAATTTATCTTGTAAAGCAGCCCTTAACCAATCTCCGTTGCCAGTCTCCAAACCACGCAATAACAACCCTAGATGCGCCGTGTTAAAAATCGCATCTGCCCGACTCACCTGAGAAGGTAACACCTGCCTAGCCTCCTTTGTAGAAAGCTCAAAATCAGGAATTGCCACCACAGGGACAATATTCTCACACCAAGGAACCTCACAAATTTCCCACTCTTGGCGTCTACCCTTCGGGAACCCGCTTTGCGTGTATGGCGGTTCAACTTCTACCCCCGTAGCCGCCAAACGACAACCCCCCAACAACGCCGGCACTACATTATCTGGGTGTCCTTCCATAGCGATCGCCAACTCCATCACCTGCGATTGACTCAGAGGTTTACCCACCAACACATTCGCACCTACTAAACCTCCAACAATAGCCGTTGCCGAACTACCCAAACCCCTTGCTAGTGGTACACCCAACTTGATCTCAATTTCTATAGGTGGCGGAGTTTGCCCCAAGTGTTGATATAACTTTACAAACGCCTGATAGAGCAAATTTCCTTCATCAGTTTGCACCCGTTCAGCTTCTGCACCAGTGACAGTTATGATCACCTTTGCTGTTTCCCCACCTTGATAAGGGGATAAGTCAACACGGGTAAACTTAAACTCGTTGTACAGCGTTAAAGCAGCACCGATACAATCAAAACCCGGCCCCAAATTTGCGGTAGTTGCGGGGACGATAACAGATACAGAATCAACAGCAGCCATTGAAAAAATTTAACTAATCAATCAACCAGCATCTCACGATTTTGGA
Above is a genomic segment from Fischerella sp. JS2 containing:
- the thrB gene encoding homoserine kinase, with product MAAVDSVSVIVPATTANLGPGFDCIGAALTLYNEFKFTRVDLSPYQGGETAKVIITVTGAEAERVQTDEGNLLYQAFVKLYQHLGQTPPPIEIEIKLGVPLARGLGSSATAIVGGLVGANVLVGKPLSQSQVMELAIAMEGHPDNVVPALLGGCRLAATGVEVEPPYTQSGFPKGRRQEWEICEVPWCENIVPVVAIPDFELSTKEARQVLPSQVSRADAIFNTAHLGLLLRGLETGNGDWLRAALQDKLHQPYRKTLIQGYDIVKVAAVAAGGYGMVISGAGPTLLVLTDTMNSEAVGAAMSAAWRSQGISPVVQSLGIDTQGARSFY
- a CDS encoding type II toxin-antitoxin system RelE/ParE family toxin, whose protein sequence is MAYQVEWSPKALDDVEAIAIYIARDSASYAATVVKKILDTSVNLSKEPFSGRIVPEFGNDNIREYQAYSYRIIYRIQGDIVTVAAVIYGKKLLDKFEID
- a CDS encoding NAD(P)H-quinone oxidoreductase subunit 4, whose product is MIAQFPWLTTIIILPLVAALAIPLIPDKEGKTARWYGLGVALTDFALMIYAFWQNYDFQSSAFQLVEKYPWVPQLGLNWSVAVDGLSMPLVLLTGLINTLAIFAAWKVTNKPRLFYGLMLALYSAQLGVFVAQDLLLFFLMWEIELVPVYLLISIWGGQKRRYAATKFILYTALASIFILVAAFAMAFSGDTVSFDIATLGAKQYPRVLELLVYAGFLIAFGVKLPIFPLHTWLPDAHGEASAPGSMILAGVLLKMGGYALIRINMEMLTNAHVYFAPVLAVLGVVNIIYGACCAFAQTNLKRRLAYSSIAHMGFVLVGIASYTEIGMSGAVLQMISHGLIAASLFFLSGVTYERTHTLMMDQMGGIAKVMPKTFALFTAGAMASLALPGMSGFVGELMVFLGIASSDVYSSSFKVVVVLLSAVGVILTPIYLLSMLRQVFYGKQNTELHLDAVVPDVKPRELFITACLLLPIIGIGLYPKLATQTYDVKTVEVAAHARQFLPVVAKQQPSSLYSTIITAPTLANSQVPSLVNIAD